The following is a genomic window from candidate division KSB1 bacterium.
GTCGGCGAGGCTGTTGTTGTCGAAATCCAAAACTGCGAGGGTGGGCTGGGCAAAAGCGGATAAACAAGAGAAAAAGATAAAAAGAAAAAACGGCAATTTTATAAGGCGGAGGTTCATAACGTCCTTCATAGTTCAACGTTGCAAGCTCGTGGACGATCCTGGCACAATCGAAACGTGGTATTTTAAAATATACAGCATAATTTTAAATTTCTGCCAATCGGTTGGCAATCTCATACGCAGCAATCCCGAACGCCACGGCGACGTTGAGCGAGCTTTTCATGCCGCGCATCGGCAGGGAGATCACGGCGTTGCAGCGCGTCAAAATTTCGGGCGCGATGCCGTGAAATTCATGCCCGACGACGAGCGCCAGCGGAAAGCGGTACGTTGCGCGGCGATAATCGACACTTGCCGGTGTGTTTTCGAGCGCGATCAGAGCATAGCCGTCGTTTTTTAATTTTTCCAAAGCCTCGGCGGTCTGCTTGAAATATTCCCACGCCACTGTTTCTTCCGCGCCGAGGGCGGCTTTGCGAATCTCCTGGCGCGGCGGC
Proteins encoded in this region:
- a CDS encoding RNA methyltransferase, whose amino-acid sequence is MNSIQFVAVLDNVRSLHNVGSIFRTADAAGVQKLYLCGMTGTPPRQEIRKAALGAEETVAWEYFKQTAEALEKLKNDGYALIALENTPASVDYRRATYRFPLALVVGHEFHGIAPEILTRCNAVISLPMRGMKSSLNVAVAFGIAAYEIANRLAEI